The DNA region ACATCTGGGAGTTGAGCTGCCAGGTCTGTGGAGGGCCCAGATTCCTTTGTAGAAGAGACCTGAGAGGCATCATGCTAAGAGCTGGGTGAGTGTTTGTATCTCTGTGCCACCCCTACCCCTCAGGTGAAGCGGAACAGCACACCTCCCCTCTCCCTATTTGGGCAACTCCTATGGCGAGAGTTCTTCTACACGGCAGCTACCAATAACCCCAGGTTTGACCGCATGGAGGGGAACCCCATCTGCATCCAGATTCCCTGGGACCGCAATCCTGAGGCCCTGGCCAAGTGGGCCGAGGGCAAGACAGGCTTCCCTTGGATCGATGCCATCATGACtcaactgaggcaggagggctggaTCCACCACCTGGCCCGGCACGCCGTGGCCTGCTTCCTGACCCGCGGGGACCTCTGGGTCAGCTGGGAGAGCGGGGTCCGGGTGAGTGCTCTCTCAGCGAAAAGCTGGCCTGTACCCTTTGGTCGGGACCAGCAAAGGGCAGCCCCCTTCTGGGCTGAGGGATGGGGTAGGATttctgggtccaagtgatccCCTCCAGATCTTCTGTGGCTTGCCTTCAGCAGAAGGGCTCTGGCTCCTGGGCTCTGGCTCCTGGGGGCACTGTGGTGACTTGGGAAAAAACATGGCAGCAGATCCCCAAGGAGGCTGATCATCCTCTCCCCTATCTAGGTATTTGATGAGCTGCTCCTGGATGCAGATTTCAGCGTGAACGCAGGCAGCTGGATGTGGCTGTCCTGCAGTGCTTTCTTCCAGCAGTTCTTCCACTGCTACTGCCCTGTGGGCTTCGGCCGTCGCACGGACCCCAGTGGAGACTACATCAGGTGAAGATGCAGACCACGCTCTCTGGCTTCTGACCACTGTGGCCTCCTACTAGGATGGGACACCCTGGGCCCTTTGAAGGAGGGTCTAGGTATGCTGACGGGTCATCTGGTGTGTCTTATTTCAGGCGATACCTGCCAAAATTGAAAGGGTTCCCCTCTCGATACATCTATGAACCCTGGAATGCCCCAGAGTCAATTCAGAAGGCAGCCAAGTGCATCATTGGTGTGGACTACCCACGGCCCATCGTCAACCATGCCGAGACCAGCCGGCTGAACATTGAACGAATGAAGCAGATTTACCAGCAGCTCTCGCGCTACCGGGGACTCTGTAAGGACACAAACACCTAGCTCACTGAAGGGAAGGACAGCACCTGCGGGCTCGGGGGTGCCAGATGGGGATGTCCAGATACTTGCAAAGGGAGGCTGAGTGCTGTCTTTCAGGTTGACACCTTCTCTGGGTATGGGACACTGCAGGCTGGAATGGACTGGGCCTCCCTGAGTAGTTGTAGGGCAGTGGGAAGAAATGGAACCTCAGTGTCTTGCTCctaccctccccaccccagcttgCTTTATCCTTCCCTGTAACCCTCTGCAATCCTGCGGGATGGCACTCTGATTACTCCCCACCTCTCTCCCAGGTCTACTGGCATCTGTCCCTTCCTGTGTGGAAGACCTCAGTCACCCTGTGGCAGAGCCCAGCTCGAGCCAGGCTGGGAGCGTGAACAGTGCAGGTGAGCAGCAGCAGCCAGCCTCCAATGGCCTCCTGTGGCCTGTGCCACCACTTCAGTCATTCAGGACTGAGACCAGAAGGAGGCCTTGCCCAGCGGAGCTTATATTCCACCCAGGGCAGTCAGATAGTAAAGGAACCAAGTCAGATCATTTCAGATAACAAGTGctttggaggaaaagaaagtCGAGTGCCTTGACAGAGGGACTGGGAAAGAAAGGTTTCTTCTGCGTCACTTGAGATTGGAGCAGTCGGGGAACACCTCTGTAAGCAGAGACCCACGTCATGAGCACTGGCCAGGCCTGCCACACACTGAGAAAATACCATTCCAGACAAAGGGAGTAGCAAGAAAAAGCTCACAAACAGTACCGAGCTTAGCCCATTCAAGGAACCGAAGGGAGGTCAGTGTGGCGGCATGTCCCAGTGAGGAGCTGGGGAGATGAGGACAAGATACAGCATGAGCAGCATGTGGCAGGCCCGATGTCTGAGACGAGGACTAGGATTCAGCCTTCAGTGCACTGAAGGATGGTCAGTAGGGCAGGGCATCATTGGACTTAGGTCTGAAAAAACTCCCTGGACTGCTGGGTGGAGATTGGACAGTGTAGGCCAGAGCGGGCATAGGGAGGCCAAAGAGGAGGCAGCACAGACAGGGCGGTGGCCGCACGGAGAAAGACTGGACAGATTTGCTGGATTTGGAGCCTCCTCCCTTCTTGGGGATGAAGATGAGTAACATGAGATGGCACGAACACGGGTTTTTCTAGTTGGGCCAGCTAGGCTGCCTCCATGGGCAGCATGCCTCCTTCTCAGGGTCCTTGCTCTTTGCTGCTCAGGGAGGCTGATTCAGGGTTGCAGAGGGAATGCCTGACCTTCAAAGCAAGGACAGCAGGCAGGCCAAGTCAGTCTGTGGCCCACAGCCCATGCCATTTGGGGCCCAAAAGCTGTCCCTGATACCAGCAGGCCTGCTCGGTCATGTTCTCCTTAGACATTTCCAGGCAAAGTCACTGCTGAAAGCAAGGCCGAGGGGCAAGTCTGAGGAGCAGCATGCTGGCATTCCGTTGATGAGTGTGCTACCTGTCCCTTAAAGAGCTGCTGCTGCATAGTGTGGGGTCATTTTGGCTGCATGCACAGTCTGTGTGACCCTTTGACACGCTTCCCTACAGGCCCAAAACCACTACCCAGTGGCCCAGCATCCCCCAAACGCAAGCTGGAAGCAGCTGAGGAACCACCTGGTGAAGAACTCAGCAAACGGGCCAGGGTGGCAGAGTTGCCAACCCCCGAGCTGCCAAGCAAGGATGCCTGAGAGTGAGTGACAGCAGTCTAGATTCAACCTCAGGAAGGAAGGTGGGAGCGGGGGCACCTACTGCCCTGCCGGCTGAAGGTTAAAACATAACAAACTAGATGAAAATCTGGTGGGACCACCCAATGCTCAGCCACTAAAGCTTTACCATTTTACGTTGGCAGCTGGGTTAAATCCTGGCTCAGGGAATGAGTACTTTCTGGATCACATCTGTGTGACCTTTACCAttgggccagctgtggtggctcgtgcatgtaatcccagcaccttgggaggccaaggtgggaggatcacttgaggccaggagttcaagaccaacctggtcaaaccaacatagtgagactccatctcgaaaaacaataataataacagtctGGTGGGACTGCATGACTTTTAGGATTTCAGCTCAAAAATCCCACCATTCTGACTTTTATCAGAGATTTAAAAGTCAagcccttttctgttttttgttttgttttgttttgttttgttttgttttgttttgtttttgctagcTAAGGGAAAAAGGGAGGCATGGGGTCGAGGGGTGGCACTTTCTACCTATTAAAGTGAGTCACgctcaacaaaaagaaagctgAGACCTGTGTGTGAAGCAGTGGGGAAAAGGCCCATTGCAGGGTCTGAGGCTGCTCCAGGCCCCCTGCTCTCCGACAGGCTGTGTTCTGTAGGCCAGCCAGTGGAGGGCAGCACTGACCTTGAGAAGCCTGGACAGAGGGCTGTGCTGTGTCTCACTCAGTCCAGCCCTGCCTGAGGACCAGTAGACCCAATCTGTCATCATCTTTGCTTTTGCGGCCTTTCCTCCCTTCTCACCCGTCCTGTGGCCTCAGCTCTGCACCTCCCTGGCAGCACTCATCTTGGAAGCCTCCCGAATGTCGTCAAAACACTGGCTTATCCTTTCCCAGAGCAGGAAGGGCCTTTTATGCCCCTCTTGGGGAAATGTAAATTCCTGTCCCCTGAGTCATCATCCCAGGCTGTTCCTTATGTACCGTGTCTTCGTCATGGAGGGTGGCTTTTCTCCATGGAGCTGATAGGTTCTTTTTATCAGATCCCTCTTTCTTCAGGGCCAGGCTGCAGCCATCTGGTTTGAGTGTCTGGATTTGTGTGCTCACTGAGATGGGCATTTGATGCCTGCACCCTTCACCTTTTCTGGGCTCTTTGACATAGTCATTGCTGATGGACAGATGTGTGCTGTCTTGTTCCTGGGAGTACCACCAACCTACTCTCTCTCAGTTATCTCTTAGCTCTGTGATACTAAGCAAAGTTCATCCTGTATTACAAATTTGGAACTTGCCAGGCTGACACTCTGATTTTCGGATGAGAGGACCAAagaacagagaggttaaatgtCTGGGTCAAGGTTGCTTAGTAAGTTAATGGTGtccaattcaacatgaaattgtTGCCAGCAGGTGGGTGAAGAAGGGGGAGcattaaacatataaaatgtgATGTGCTGTCCATCCACAAGAATTGAACAGTCTGCTTAGATAAAAAGGAGCAATAACCTAGAATTCCTGGACAAACGATACAGACTATACAAGCTTAGCAGAAGGGAGCTGGTGTGGTCTGGAACAATCAGGAAACACATCACAGAAGTTTGCACTAGGGGGCCTGAAAAGTGAATTGGATTCAGGCAGTGAGCAGGGCACTTAGGACAAGAAAAACAGCTGAAAGTTTATGTGATCTTATACAAATGACTTAACTGCtatgagactcag from Rhinopithecus roxellana isolate Shanxi Qingling chromosome 15, ASM756505v1, whole genome shotgun sequence includes:
- the CRY2 gene encoding cryptochrome-2; this encodes MAATVVTAAAVAPAPAPGTDGASSVHWFRKGLRLHDNPALLAAVRGARCVRCVYILDPWFAASSSVGINRWRFLLQSLEDLDTSLRKLNSRLFVVRGQPADVFPRLFKEWGVTRLTFEYDSEPFGKERDAAIMKMAKEAGVEVVTENSHTLYDLERIIELNGQKPPLTYKRFQAIISRMELPRKPVGSVTSQQMESCRAEIQENHDETYGVPSLEELGFPTEGLGPAVWQGGETEALARLDKHLERKAWVANYERPRMNANSLLASPTGLSPYLRFGCLSCRLFYYRLWDLYKKVKRNSTPPLSLFGQLLWREFFYTAATNNPRFDRMEGNPICIQIPWDRNPEALAKWAEGKTGFPWIDAIMTQLRQEGWIHHLARHAVACFLTRGDLWVSWESGVRVFDELLLDADFSVNAGSWMWLSCSAFFQQFFHCYCPVGFGRRTDPSGDYIRRYLPKLKGFPSRYIYEPWNAPESIQKAAKCIIGVDYPRPIVNHAETSRLNIERMKQIYQQLSRYRGLCLLASVPSCVEDLSHPVAEPSSSQAGSVNSAGPKPLPSGPASPKRKLEAAEEPPGEELSKRARVAELPTPELPSKDA